GAGAAAAAGTGATGCGCTTCAGAAGCTTCTTAAAAAGCTCAATGCTAAAAACATTTCAAAAGCCGAAAAAGACAAGCTAAAGAAAGAGTATGAAGAAAAATACAGAGACCTTCAAATGTATCAAGCAAAAGCAGCAGAAGAAGTAAGAAACAAAGAAGTCGAAGAGACAAACAAGGTGCTAAAATTAGCAATAAACACAATCAAAAAATATGCAGAAAAACACAACCTTGACGGTGTTTTTGAAGTTAGCCAGGGCAATGTAATCTATTGGAAAGACTCCCTAAACATAACAAAAACAATCATAAAGCTAATGGATAACACCAAGACAAAATGAGAATAAGCGAACTTGCCAATCTGCTTGGTTGCAAAGCCATAATAAGAGAAGATAAAGAGATAACAAACATAGCACCAATAGAGAAGGCAAAATCTGGTGAATTAACCTTTATCTCAAACCCAAAATACGAAAAATACCTAAGCTCAACCAAAGCAGACTGCATTATTGCATCAAACAAAATAAACACGGAAGAATATCCAAATCTAAACTTCATAATATGTGATAACCCGTATCTCGCATTTGCAAAAATCATAAGGTTCGTCTATAAAACACCACCACCAGAACCATACATCAGCGATAAATCAAGCATAGATAAAACAGCCCAAATAGACAAGAGCGCAAGAGTAGAAGAGTTTGTTTATATAGGCAGAAATGTAAAAATCGGCAAGCAAACAAGGATAATGCCTTTTGTCTTTATTGGAGATGATGTTGAAATAGGTGATAACTGCCTAATCTATCCACATGTTGCTATAAGAGAGAAGAGCATTATAGGAAACAACGTAATAATACACTCAGGAAGTGTGATAGGAAGTGACGGTTTTGGTTATGCAGACACAGAAGACGGAGAGCATTTAAAAATCCCACAGATAGGCAATGTTATAATAGAAGATGATGTTGAGATAGGCTCAAATGTCTCCATCGACAGAGCTGCACTTGAAAGCACAGTTATAAAAAAGGGCACAAAGATAGACAACCTTGTCCAAATAGCACACAATGTCCAGATTGGCGAAAACTCTATAATCGTTGCTCAGAGCGGGATCTCAGGCTCAACAAAACTCGGCAAGAATGTAATACTTGCAGGTCAAACAGGCATAGCAGGACATCTCAAGATAGCTGATAATGTCATAATAACGGCAAAATCTGGCGTTGGAAGCAGTATAAGAAAGGCTGGAGTATATTCTGGCATTCCCGTATATGAACATAAAGATTGGCTCAAAAGTTCTGCCATCATGCCAAAGCTATATGAAATGTATAAAAAGATAAAGGAGTTAGAGAACAAGATAAAGGAGCTTGAAGATGCTGATGATTGAAGAGATAAAAAAGATACTACCGCACAGATACCCGTTCCTGCTTGTTGATAGGGTTTTAGAATACGAAAAAGGCAAATGGATAAAGACAATTAAGAATGTAACGGTCAATGAGCCGTTTTTTGTTGGTCATTTTCCACAGGCTGCAGTAATGCCCGGTGTGTTAATTGTTGAAGCTATGGCCCAAAGTGGTGGAATATTAGCTTTTCTATCAATGGATAAAGAAGAGTTCGAACGCTCCATAGGTGGACAGAGAATGGTATATTTCGTCGAGATAGAAAAAGCCCGCTTCAAAAGAACTGTGATACCAGGAGACCAGTTGCTGATGAAGGTTGAGATACTAAAACACAAATTGGGCGTTTGGAAAATTAAAGGTGAAGCGTTTGTTAACGACAAACTAACAGCTTTTGCCACAATGACAGCAAAAATAGATTAAGGTGATAAAATGGCAGCGCAAATACACGAAACGGCAATCATAGGAGAAAATGTAAAGATAGGCGATAATGTCATAATAGGTCCAAATGTAAACATAAGGGACAATGTCGAGATAGGCGACAATACGGTTATAGAAGCAAATGCATTTATAGACTCATACACAACCATAGGCAAAGGTTGTAAAATATTTCCGTCTGCTGTTTTGGGAACAATACCGCAAGATTTAAAGTTTAAAGGCGAATTTAGTCAGCTCATCATAGGCGACAATACAACGATCAGAGAGTTCTGCATGATAAACAGAGGAACAAAAGGTGGTGGCGGAATAACACGTATAGGCAACAACTGCCTTATTATGGCGTATGTTCACATAGCTCATGACTGCATTTTGGGTAATAATATCATCGTTGCAAATGCCGTCCAGTTTGCAGGTCATGTGATAGTTGAAGATAACGCCGTTATAGGCGGCATGACAGCCATTCATCAGTTTGTAAGAATCGGCAAGTTTGCAATGATTGGTGGAATGAGTGGGCTCGCTTTAGATGTTGCTCCGTTCTGTCTTGCAACAGGCATAAGGGCAAACCTGCACGGCTTGAATCTGATAGGCTTAAAAAGAGCTGGATTCTCAGCCAAAGATATAGAAGATTTAAAAGAAGCATACAAAACCATCTTCAAAAGCAAGCTAACATTCAAAGAAGCCTACGAAAAGCTAAAGAATAGCCCATCAAAGCATGTCATCCACATGATTGAATTTTTAAAGAATTCATCAAGGGGCTTTTGCAGGGATAGATGAATGCGCTTATCATAACCGGTGAAAGGTCTGCCGAAAATTACGCATCCCTTCTTGTTGATGAGTTAAACAGAAAAGGCAATTTCAATTTTTTTAGCATCTGTTCAAACATACTCGAAAACAAAACAGAAAAGATAGCAGATTATAGAGATATATCAATAATAGGTGCAAAGGAAGCTATCGGCATAATAAAAAAAGCCCTACGCACTTTAAGCAAAACAAAAAAGACAATAAAAGAGCAAAAGATAGAGCTTGTCATACTGCTTGATTTTCCAGAGTTTAAT
This genomic stretch from Hippea alviniae EP5-r harbors:
- a CDS encoding OmpH family outer membrane protein; amino-acid sequence: MKRVAILTVVVCITAILFSMQAKASNIAFVNLRQILQESQAGKKAKSQIQALIEAKKTVIKRKSDALQKLLKKLNAKNISKAEKDKLKKEYEEKYRDLQMYQAKAAEEVRNKEVEETNKVLKLAINTIKKYAEKHNLDGVFEVSQGNVIYWKDSLNITKTIIKLMDNTKTK
- the lpxA gene encoding acyl-ACP--UDP-N-acetylglucosamine O-acyltransferase gives rise to the protein MAAQIHETAIIGENVKIGDNVIIGPNVNIRDNVEIGDNTVIEANAFIDSYTTIGKGCKIFPSAVLGTIPQDLKFKGEFSQLIIGDNTTIREFCMINRGTKGGGGITRIGNNCLIMAYVHIAHDCILGNNIIVANAVQFAGHVIVEDNAVIGGMTAIHQFVRIGKFAMIGGMSGLALDVAPFCLATGIRANLHGLNLIGLKRAGFSAKDIEDLKEAYKTIFKSKLTFKEAYEKLKNSPSKHVIHMIEFLKNSSRGFCRDR
- the fabZ gene encoding 3-hydroxyacyl-ACP dehydratase FabZ, translated to MLMIEEIKKILPHRYPFLLVDRVLEYEKGKWIKTIKNVTVNEPFFVGHFPQAAVMPGVLIVEAMAQSGGILAFLSMDKEEFERSIGGQRMVYFVEIEKARFKRTVIPGDQLLMKVEILKHKLGVWKIKGEAFVNDKLTAFATMTAKID
- the lpxD gene encoding UDP-3-O-(3-hydroxymyristoyl)glucosamine N-acyltransferase; its protein translation is MRISELANLLGCKAIIREDKEITNIAPIEKAKSGELTFISNPKYEKYLSSTKADCIIASNKINTEEYPNLNFIICDNPYLAFAKIIRFVYKTPPPEPYISDKSSIDKTAQIDKSARVEEFVYIGRNVKIGKQTRIMPFVFIGDDVEIGDNCLIYPHVAIREKSIIGNNVIIHSGSVIGSDGFGYADTEDGEHLKIPQIGNVIIEDDVEIGSNVSIDRAALESTVIKKGTKIDNLVQIAHNVQIGENSIIVAQSGISGSTKLGKNVILAGQTGIAGHLKIADNVIITAKSGVGSSIRKAGVYSGIPVYEHKDWLKSSAIMPKLYEMYKKIKELENKIKELEDADD